A stretch of Blautia liquoris DNA encodes these proteins:
- a CDS encoding DegV family protein, whose translation MSFNIVIDSCGELTPRMKKDQRVISAPLTLEVGGETFIDDDTFDQNYFLEKVAATPECPKSSCPSPKFYYDSYMTGETHHYAVTLSAELSGSYNSAVLGQSMALDHVPDIKIHVFNSRSASVGQTLIAQKIIECEEQDMPFQKVVEEVERYIHSQNTYFVVENLETLRKNGRLSNFKAFFASALKIKPICGATPEGEICQFDQARGINKALVKMVDLIVERAVDSEQRTLAISHCNCPERAQMVLDAIKKRIKVKDSYILDTGGVSTMYANDGGVIVVL comes from the coding sequence ATGAGCTTTAATATAGTAATAGATAGCTGTGGGGAGCTTACACCCCGGATGAAAAAAGACCAAAGAGTCATATCAGCACCCTTAACTCTTGAAGTTGGAGGAGAGACATTCATAGATGACGATACTTTCGACCAGAATTATTTTCTGGAGAAAGTTGCAGCAACACCGGAATGTCCGAAGTCTTCCTGCCCTTCGCCAAAATTTTATTATGACAGTTATATGACAGGAGAAACTCATCATTATGCAGTTACGCTTTCGGCAGAGCTCAGCGGATCTTATAACAGTGCAGTTTTAGGTCAGTCCATGGCATTGGATCATGTTCCGGACATAAAGATACATGTCTTTAATTCCAGATCAGCTTCTGTTGGTCAGACATTAATTGCACAAAAGATTATAGAATGTGAAGAGCAGGATATGCCCTTTCAGAAGGTTGTAGAAGAGGTTGAAAGATATATTCACAGCCAGAATACGTATTTTGTTGTTGAAAATCTGGAAACACTCAGAAAAAACGGCCGTCTCAGCAACTTCAAAGCTTTTTTTGCATCGGCTCTTAAGATTAAGCCAATCTGCGGAGCTACACCGGAAGGGGAGATCTGTCAGTTTGATCAGGCCAGAGGGATTAATAAGGCACTGGTGAAGATGGTTGATCTGATTGTGGAAAGAGCAGTTGACAGTGAACAGCGAACACTTGCGATTTCACACTGTAATTGTCCCGAGAGGGCCCAGATGGTGCTTGATGCGATTAAGAAAAGAATAAAGGTAAAAGATTCTTACATCCTTGATACAGGAGGGGTAAGTACTATGTATGCAAATGACGGAGGCGTCATAGTAGTATTGTAA